GGGCACAAAGCCTCCAAAGAAAAGCTGCAGCTGGTGTCACAAAGGGTTAAATACCTTGGACATGTGTTGACAAGTGAGGGAAGGTCATTAGGACCAGATCGAGTGGCCTCCATACAGGAGATGCCCAAACCAGAAACTAAACAGCAATTGCTTTCAGTCCTTGGCATGATTGGCTATTGCAGGACTTGGATTCAGGACTATGCACAGAGATCACAGcccttgattgacttgacaattGGGCtaggactgacagacagactgacgTGGACGTCCGAAGCTGAAGACGGCCTGATTGATTTAAAACAAGCGTTAATGTCAGCTCCAGCTTTGGGGGTGCCTGACTATAGAAAGCCATTTGTGCAGTATGTAGATGAGAAAAAAGGGTTCATGACTTCAGTTCTGATTCAGTATCATGGGGAAAGGGGCAAACCGGTTGCATACTACTCAAAGCGTTTGGACTCGGTGGCTCGAGCATTACCCCTTTGTCTTCGAGCGGTAGCTGCGGCCGCAGAGGCAGTGATGGCAAGCGCAGATCTAGTCCAGTTACATCCACTGAAACTTCGAGTTCCCCATGCAGTGCACGCAATCCTGACACAGGTCAGGACATCTCATTTGACGCCTGCGCGATCGGTGCATTATCAGAATGTTTTGTTAACACTGGCAAATGTGACTGTGGAAAGATGCTCTGCTTTGAATCCGGCGACCCTCCTTCCCATGGAGGCGGACGGAGAACCGCATGATTGTTTGCAGGTCATCGACTGTGTGTGCAGGCCTAGGCCGGATCTGACCGACATCCCACTGGAAGGAGGCGACATCCTGTTTGTCGATGGGAGTTCTTTGAGGCTGGAGGACGGATCTCCAGCGACCTCCTATGCCGTGGTGATGCAAGACGGATTACTTGTGGACGGAGGGCCTCTGCCCAGACATTGGTCCGCACAAGCGGCTGAGCTGTTTGCACTGCGACAGGCCTGCAAATTGGCTGAGGGACAAAAAgtcactatctacacagactcaagATACGCCTTCGGGGTGTGTCATGATCATGGTGCATTGTGGAAGCAGAGAGGTTTTCGCACCAGCACTGGAAAACCCATTCAGCATCATGAGTTAGTGGAACAATTACTGGACGCTCTCATGCTACCTAAACAGGTGGCAATAGTGAAGTGCCAGGCCCACACTAAGCGGACTGATGAAATCAGTCAGGGAAATGACCTCGCAGACCAGTGGGCTAAAAGTTTAGCCAAGAACTCCACTGGGTTTGGGAATAAGGTTTTACTGGCAAAGAATGTCGATAAACCAGGCGCTGAAAATGACcttgttttgattcaaacaggtGCAACGGAGGCTGAGCTCCACGGCTGGAAACGGAGCGGGGCATGGAGTGATAGAGAAGGCGTGTGGCGACATTCTGGGACTAacaaaccttatctccctagATCTGCGTATCCAGGGATGGCCAAAGCCGTTCATGGCCTGGATCATGTGTCTCGGGACGGGATGGTGGCAGCTGTGACTCGGGTGTGGCATGCCCCTGGGTTTGCCACAGCTGCTGCCCAATTCTGCGGGAAGTGTATGGTGTGCATGAAATTCAATGTGGGAAAGGGCATCCCAACCGGCCCTGCAGTGACCCTGAGTCCCCAAAGCCCATTCGATCACCtgcagatggatttcattgaGCTAACGCCGTGCAGGGGATATAAGTATTGCTTGGTGATTGTAGATCtgttttccagatgggtggaggcaTTTCCTTGCCGTCGCCCTGATGCTCTGAGTGTGGCTAAATGTCTGTTAAAGGAGGTGATTCCACGATGGGGCATTCCATCTAAAATCACCACAGACAACGGTCCTGCGTTCATCGCAGAGATCCTGGCTAAATTGTCCCATTGGATGCAAATTGATTTGAAGCATTATTGTGCATATCACCCCTCGAGTGGGGGGATAGTGGAGAGAGCAAATCAGACACTTAAACTGAAATTGGCGAAAATTTCAGAGACGACGGGCCTgccctgggtggatgccctgcccCTGGCTTTGTTATTCATGCGAGCAAGGACACACTGCCAGACAGGGTTGGCTCCTTTCGAAGTGTTGACGGGAAGGCCGATGCGTGTTTTGTCTCCCTCGCGATATGTCACACTGGAGACCGTGGAAGGGGATTTGCTGACTTATCTTACAGGTTTGCGGCAGGCGATAGGTGCAGCCTGGGACCAGGTTCATGCCAATTGGAGGAATCCAGAGGGAGAGCTGCCACGAGCTGTGACACCGCTCGAGCCAGGGAGCTGGGTGTTGGTTCGCGACCTGAGGAGGAAAAGATGGAACACGCCGAGATGGAGGGGACCCCACCAGGTCTTGATGGTGACCCCTCACGCCGTGAAAGTGGAGGGAATCGACGCCTGGATCCATCAAGTCCACTGCAGACGTGTGCCCAACCCTGGTGGTTCTTTCGAGACTGGCCCCTGAAAGGGCCACAACTGTGTTGCCTTGCCCTGATAGCCATTTTTATTGTCACAGTTACATTTGGGATTGATGGCATATTGTGGTGGAGAACTGCTTATTCCGGTTGTGTCACCCGCTGTACTCCAACAGAGCCCAACCCACGACAAGTTTTGAACCGAGGGAAAAGGGAGGTGATGAATGCCAATGCCGATGCTAATGCTGTGGAGCTTTTGGCCCGAGCTGTGACTGCTGAGCTGAGGCGCAGATGTCGTTAGCTGTGCGGGCATATACACGCAGCAGACGGTCTCTTAGTCGGACTGAACAATGGTTTGGGGTATTTATTCCATCCCTTGTGGTGGCAGACCTTCAGACAGAGGTGACTGCCCTGCAGACTGCAGTTGAAAAGGTGGCCAATCAAATGCTTGACACCGTGAAGGCCGTCTCGGGTGAATTGTCGGCGGTTAGGCAGGTAGCTCTGCAAAACCGCATGGCATTGGATCTCCTGTTGGAGAATGTTGCACGTACATCCCTGATTCCACTCAGGCTGTGCAGGATCTAGAGGACGTGGTGCACAAGCAGATGTCTGAGGTACACAAAGAGCATGGCCTGTTTGAGTACAGCTGGGACTACTGGTTCTCCTCACTGATCCCGGGTTTATCAGGGGTGTTTAGACCCTTAGTTTTTAGTGTAGTGTTACTGCTAGTAGTGTTGCTGCTAATCTTTTTGCTGTTTAGGTGTTGTTCTAGTATTCTGTCTTCCCAGGCAAATTCTGTTATGTTCCTACGGGTTCCCCCTCTTCCCTACGCGGATGATCCTCTTCTTCCCGCCTGGCTCTACGACCCTCAGCCCCAGGTTGTTGTCCATGCGACCGGCAACGCCAACACCGCTAGTGACTCCTGTTCCATCCGGCCGCCACCAGCCCGCTTCGACCCGCTGCGCAATGGTCCGGCGTTTTACTACACTGCGGACTCTGATTGTTTGTGAACTATGCGGATTTCGCATGTTCAAAAGGGGGgaatgtggaattaaaattggacatcggtaggcccgggaggttggcatattgggactgtgtgtgtctttaggccttaggcaagaagagattgttttgaatactgtgtgacctcgcttcgagatagctgcctgcagtaagttccgcagaccctgaggaaagctcgggccttggagaggcagacagcggaacaaaggggggggagaaaccacctgcagggagagattcgaagctgccccaactggtgcacagcgagttatagctttatagaatagttgtggcaaacaatatatagcaagctatgcggtagtgcaaatgtataaataattgttaatcatacaaatcatatgttaaccatgtattggcagtgattcaatgacaatacgtcaatacgttaatcattaatcaaaggacaactgagtatttacagtgattcaatgtcatgtaatcaatatctatattcatatctccagtaggagcctagcagtcgagacatgttctggtagactgagtagaatgggtggactttacctcaccaccaaggtgaaccaatagaattcgagaattgtgtttgttatacgtttaagcttggttcattggtgtgttgtgaccaatcaggatttagacacccttactgtgaagtgggagttatggtatatcaactggttgctcggggAGCTAAAAAAGatttggtaccgaatgccagagtgtgatgagagcgctttgctgagttgcgagaataaaagagatttcctttacctcatcaaactgagaggtccgacttttattctaagtgttatattctaaatttttctaccacagttGCAATTAGACAAACCTTTTTAAACAGCAATATGGCATATCGA
The nucleotide sequence above comes from Brienomyrus brachyistius isolate T26 unplaced genomic scaffold, BBRACH_0.4 scaffold42, whole genome shotgun sequence. Encoded proteins:
- the LOC125722760 gene encoding protein NYNRIN-like, with the translated sequence MPQGYTESPSVYGQELAKNLEGFTAPGGSTLVQYVDDLLLCSHTCESCKQDTRALLDFLAENGHKASKEKLQLVSQRVKYLGHVLTSEGRSLGPDRVASIQEMPKPETKQQLLSVLGMIGYCRTWIQDYAQRSQPLIDLTIGLGLTDRLTWTSEAEDGLIDLKQALMSAPALGVPDYRKPFVQYVDEKKGFMTSVLIQYHGERGKPVAYYSKRLDSVARALPLCLRAVAAAAEAVMASADLVQLHPLKLRVPHAVHAILTQVRTSHLTPARSVHYQNVLLTLANVTVERCSALNPATLLPMEADGEPHDCLQVIDCVCRPRPDLTDIPLEGGDILFVDGSSLRLEDGSPATSYAVVMQDGLLVDGGPLPRHWSAQAAELFALRQACKLAEGQKVTIYTDSRYAFGVCHDHGALWKQRGFRTSTGKPIQHHELVEQLLDALMLPKQVAIVKCQAHTKRTDEISQGNDLADQWAKSLAKNSTGFGNKVLLAKNVDKPGAENDLVLIQTGATEAELHGWKRSGAWSDREGVWRHSGTNKPYLPRSAYPGMAKAVHGLDHVSRDGMVAAVTRVWHAPGFATAAAQFCGKCMVCMKFNVGKGIPTGPAVTLSPQSPFDHLQMDFIELTPCRGYKYCLVIVDLFSRWVEAFPCRRPDALSVAKCLLKEVIPRWGIPSKITTDNGPAFIAEILAKLSHWMQIDLKHYCAYHPSSGGIVERANQTLKLKLAKISETTGLPWVDALPLALLFMRARTHCQTGLAPFEVLTGRPMRVLSPSRYVTLETVEGDLLTYLTGLRQAIGAAWDQVHANWRNPEGELPRAVTPLEPGSWVLVRDLRRKRWNTPRWRGPHQVLMANSVMFLRVPPLPYADDPLLPAWLYDPQPQVVVHATGNANTASDSCSIRPPPARFDPLRNGPAFYYTADSDCL